ACCCAATTCCTTTAGACTGGAAGTTATGTGAGGATTTGCCAGATGATGAAGTTTTCTTCACGGAAATGGTGGAACCTTGGACTATGTATTTTGATGGGCGCAGCGCGACGACGTGGTGCGGGGGCAGGCATCGTCCTCATTTCTCCTGAAAAACATATGTTGCCTTATAGCTTTGCGCTTGCTGAATTGTGCTCAAACAATGTCGCTGAATATCAAGCCTTGATAATTGGCCTTCAAATGGCATTAGAAATCAGagtatcattcatagaaatttacggcaattcaaagttgataatcaatcaacTCTTGCTTCAGTATGACGTGAAACATGAAGACTTGAAGCCATACTTCACTTATGCTAGACAATTGATGGAAAGGTTTGACAGTGTGATGCTGGAGCATGTCCCTAGAACAGAAAACAAAAGAGCAGAAGCATTGGCAAATTTAGCCACTGCCTTGATGATGCCGGATAACATAGCTCTAAATATACCACTTTGTCAACAATGGATTATGCCTCCACTTTTTCCTGAATGTCAGGAAGCGAACGTAACGACATCTCATTTGATTAATGAAGAAGATTGACGTCAACCCATCATAGAGTATCTTGAGTACAGAAAACTTCCGAAGGATTCTCGTCATAAAATTGAGGTACGAAGAAGGGCTGCACACTTTATTTATTACAAAGGAACTTTATATCACCGTTCTTTTGAAGGA
This region of Cucumis melo cultivar AY chromosome 7, USDA_Cmelo_AY_1.0, whole genome shotgun sequence genomic DNA includes:
- the LOC127150355 gene encoding uncharacterized protein LOC127150355; the encoded protein is MQAFTVHLIAKADPIKYVMSRPIISGRLAKWAVILQQYDIVYISQKAIKGQALVDFLADHPIPLDWKLCEDLPDDEVFFTEMVEPWTIFALAELCSNNVAEYQALIIGLQMALEIRVSFIEIYGNSKLIINQLLLQYDVKHEDLKPYFTYARQLMERFDSVMLEHVPRTENKRAEALANLATALMMPDNIALNIPLCQQWIMPPLFPECQEANVTTSHLINEED